A single region of the Triticum dicoccoides isolate Atlit2015 ecotype Zavitan chromosome 2B, WEW_v2.0, whole genome shotgun sequence genome encodes:
- the LOC119364272 gene encoding uncharacterized protein LOC119364272 translates to MRCLGVAVQSGHCVDVPGHPLTLCRALQYHNFHWMPKYTIYLHDRQFGMEDYVAEVLIHAREADNDNGPYCFLGHGTNKEMAIQQAAHVAMARLRHDLPEMAEGPLKFMPALSSSGEVFYPNNFSPKDSPSTVAMVQAVHSKDREYHAYLYELCEARRALKAVKTLASLYGLHSPDVGHEDLLDGAGVASTSRFRIPSIDREVPDVASLAGQHRGVPVQPCNQGYPRSPDHWGPSHGY, encoded by the exons ATG AGATGTCTCGGAGTAGCTGTTCAGTCAGGCCACTGTGTCGATGTGCCTGGTCATCCGCTGACACTCTGCCGCGCACTTCAGTACCACAACTTCCACTGGATGCCCAAGTACACCATCTACCTTCATGATCGTCAATTTGGCATGGAGGACTATGTGGCCGAGGTGCTGATCCATGCAAGAGAAGCGGACAACGACAACGGCCCCTACTGTTTCCTGGGTCACGGCACAAACAAGGAGATGGCCATCCAACAAGCTGCTCATGTTGCCATGGCACGTCTTCGCCATGACCTTCCTGAAATGGCAGAAGGGCCATTAAAGTTTATGCCGGCCCTTTCTTCCAGTGGCGAGGTTTTCTACCCCAACAACTTCAGCCCGAAGGACAGTCCCTCTACCGTGGCCATGGTCCAGGCGGTGCACTCTAAGGATCGGGAATATCATGCATACCTGTACGAGTTATGCGAGGCTCGTCGCGCCCTCAAAGCTGTCAAGACCTTGGCGTCTCTGTATGGCCTTCACTCCCCGGACGTGGGGCATGAGGACCTCCTCGATGGTGCTGGAGTTGCCTCAACTTCGAGATTTCGCATTCCTTCCATTGACAGAGAAGTGCCAGATGTCGCGAGCCTAGCGGGCCAGCATCGGGGTGTCCCTGTTCAACCATGCAACCAGGGATATCCTAGATCTCCAGATCACTGGGGGCCATCTCATGGCTACTAG